The Podospora pseudocomata strain CBS 415.72m chromosome 3, whole genome shotgun sequence genome window below encodes:
- a CDS encoding hypothetical protein (COG:A; EggNog:ENOG503NWEG), translating into MDGRSTKRSRFDQTEPEPRRPSRFDRRSRSPPGRKPDSDRERERSPLSRPRDAPTGPKSPVDPAAAAAAAAAKINAQLQARKGIQHVDVPPVRSASSGKEGSAGPALNGEVYVADGDFIKDIEVNDLRNRYLLTKGSTQKMIKDETGADVTTRGSYFPDKSMATPANPPLYLHVTSTTKEGLDKAVAKIEELMKQELPQLVDERRFQRRHNPEQPPVERDEFGRRKWPEEKIAITLESVPGFNLRAQVVGHGGAYVKHIQSETGCRVQIKGRGSGYIESSTGRESEEDMYLHVAGPDPLMVKKAKELCEDLLDNVKQEYEAFKSRPPPQRHYNGGGGGGGGYGGGRGGGDSFHGQAYNRDSHSHHNSSHSQSHSYSNSPAPPAASSSASPAPAASTPTATNPADYAAQYAQYMQYYGSAAAGADPYAAYGGYEAYMRMYQQWMASQPQQAPAAPGASASPPPPPPSDAAPPPPPPSSAPPPPPPGGPPGTSGGMYSAQPPPPGL; encoded by the exons ATGGACGGACGTAGCACGAAGCGGTCTCGCTTTGACCAGACCGAGCCGGAGCCTCGCCGTCCCTCGAGATTCGACCGTCGATCCCGTTCGCCGCCGGGGCGCAAGCCCGACTCGGATCGCGAACGTGAGCGCAGCCCTCTTTCTCGGCCTCGCGACGCGCCCACCGGTCCCAAGTCCCCAGTTGatcccgctgctgctgccg ccgccgccgctgccaagaTCAACGCTCAGCTACAGGCCCGCAAGGGCATCCAACATGTCGATGTCCCACCCGTCCGGTCCGCGTCGTCCGGCAAAGAAGGAAGCGCCGGACCTGCCCTCAACGGGGAGGTGTATGTTGCCGATGGCGACTTTATCAAGGACATCGAAGTGAACGATCTGCGCAACCGCTACCTTCTGACCAAAGGCTCGACCCAGAAAATG ATTAAAGATGAGACTGGTGCCG ATGTCACCACTCGCGGAAGCTACTTTCCCGACAAGTCGATGGCCACGCCGGCGAACCCTCCTCTCTACCTCCACGTGACGTCCACGACCAAGGAAGGCTTGGACAAGGCAGTGGCCAAGATCGAGGAGTTGATGAAGCAGGAACTCCCCCAACTTGTCGATGAGCGCCGCTTTCAGCGCCGCCACAACCCCGAGCAGCCGCCGGTCGAGCGTGACGAGTTTGGCCGA CGCAAATGGCCCGAGGAGAAGATAGCAATCACGCTCGAGTCGGTCCCAGGTTTCAACTTGCGCGCTCAGGTTGTTGGACACGGTGGCGCATACGTCAAGCATATCCAGTCGGAAACTGGGTGCCGTGTTCAGATCAAGGGCCGCGGGTCCGGATACATCGAATCCTCCACGGGCCGTGAAAGCGAAGAGGACATGTACCTCCATGTTGCCGGCCCCGATCCGCTCATGGTCAAGAAAGCAAAGGAGCTCTGCGAGGATCTGTTGGACAACGTAAAGCAGGAGTACGAAGCATTCAAGagtcggcctcctccccagcgaCATTACAacggcggaggtggtggtggtggtggctacGGCGGCggtcgaggtggtggcgaTTCATTCCATGGTCAAGCATACAACCGCGACAGTCACAGTCACCATaacagcagccacagccaaAGTCATAGTTACAGCAActcccctgcccctccggcagcctcttcttcggcaTCTCCTgcaccagcagccagcacTCCCACAGCAACGAACCCGGCTGACTACGCCGCTCAGTACGCGCAATACATGCAGTACTACGGCAGCGCGGCAGCTGGTGCTGATCCGTACGCGGCGTATGGAGGGTATGAAGCGTACATGCGAATGTACCAGCAATGGATGGCAAGCCAACCACAGCAAGCTCCCGCTGCCCCAGGTGCATCtgcatctccccctcctcctccaccaagcGATGCGgcgcctcccccgccgcctccttcctcggctcctccccctcccccaccaggAGGACCCCCAGGCACCTCTGGTGGGATGTACAGCGCG caacctccacctccaggCCTCTAG
- the ILV6 gene encoding acetolactate synthase, regulatory subunit (BUSCO:EOG09263MGE; COG:E; EggNog:ENOG503NUVU), which produces MASRCLFAPSKRIATQARAGLLAQTAVRHSSGKSSSTSAIAYKANRRRQAPLPISDQPPSWSAQAAVSNILYETPTPSVAPPKRHVLNCLVQNEPGVLSRVSGILAARGFNIDSLVVCNTEVEDLSRMTIVLTGQDGVVEQARRQLEDLVPVWAVLDYTNSALVQRELLLAKINILGPEYFEELLAHHREITAPAEAAEAAPAASEPSLEEVSQDFHPSRLVVSEALRHKHEHLKNITYFAHQFGGKVLDISTNSCIVEISAKPERIDSFLKLIAPFGILESARTGLMALPRSPLYGPDEQDQHVKDADEVVDASTLPPG; this is translated from the exons ATGGCCTCCCGCTGCCTCTTCGCTCCCTCCAAGAGGATAGCGACGCAGGCCCGTGCCGGCCTCCTGGCGCAAACCGCCGTCAGGCACAGCTCCGGCAAgagctcctccacctcggccatTGCCTACAAAGCCAACCGTCGCCGGCAggcacccctccccatcagcgACCAGCCCCCCTCATGGTCAGCCCAAGCAGCCGTGTCCAACATCCTCTATGagacccccaccccctccgtcGCCCCTCCGAAGCGCCATGTCCTCAACTGCCTCGTCCAAAACGAGCCCGGCGTCCTCTCCCGCGTTTCCGGCATTCTTGCCGCCCGCGGCTTCAACATCGACTCCCTCGTCGTCTGCAACACCGAAGTAGAGGACCTCTCCCGCATGACCATCGTGCTTACCGGGCAAGACGGCGTCGTCGAGCAGGCCCGTCGCCAACTCGAGGATCTCGTCCCCGTATGGGCCGTTCTGGACTACACAAACTCTGCTCTCGTCCAGCGCGAGCTTCTCCTCGCCAAGATCAACATTCTTGGTCCCGAGTACTTTGAGgagctcctcgcccaccACAGGGAGATCACGGCTCCTGCtgaggctgccgaggcggccCCTGCTGCTTCTGAGCCTagcttggaggaggtgtcgCAGGACTTCCACCCTAGCAGGCTGGTTGTCAGCGAGGCTCTGCGTCACAAGCATGAGCATCTCAAGAATATCACTTATTTTGCTCATCAGTTTGGCGGAAAGGTTCTCGATATTAGCACTAACAGCTGCATTGTTGAGAT TTCCGCTAAGCCCGAGAGAATCGACTCCTTCCTCAAGCTCATCGCTCCCTTTGGCATTCTCGAGTCCGCCCGCACCGGTCTGATGGCCCTGCCTAGATCACCTCTCTACGGTCCTGATGAGCAGGATCAGCACGTCAAGGACGCTGACGAGGTTGTCGAtgccagcaccctcccccctggTTAA
- a CDS encoding hypothetical protein (EggNog:ENOG503P1AA; COG:S): MSHQRHFSDAAVKEPHSVSLKVLRLTRPSLVSQYPFSPPLSSSAITPPPPLPASLSYSPSSTNPTPFLLSPILALPPSFGSAYVGTTFSCTLCANHDIPPPIDGGPPLSVKTIRDVKIEAEMKTPSSPTLIPLLPPGNDEGTDLSPGGTLQKIVSFDLREEGAHTLVVQVSYYEATSTSGRTRMFRKLYQFVCKGLLVVRTKTSALGLGKQGNRRWVLEAQVENSGGGGETGDGGGEVVFMEEIGLELEKGLRGRDVNFWGRGRGREKVVLRAGEGEEVVFVVEEEGEWDGKEEEEGRRVFGVLQIGWRGEGGGRGSLATGRLGTRVLRPREGGAVSKV; encoded by the exons ATGAGTCACCAACGTCACTTTTCCGACGCGGCGGTCAAGGAGCCTCACTCGGTGTCCCTCAAGGTTCTCCG TCTGACCCGACCATCTCTCGTATCTCAATAccccttctcaccacctctgtcctcctccgccattacgccccctcctccccttcccgccTCGCTATCttactccccctccagcaccaacccGACCCCTTTCTTactctcccccatcctcgccctccccccaagctTCGGCTCGGCATATGTTGGGACAACCTTTTCTTGCACCCTCTGTGCGAATCATgacatcccccccccaatcGACGGCGGTCCCCCCCTGTCGGTGAAGACGATCCGGGATGTCAAGATCGAAGCAGAGATGAAgacgccttcctctcctACCCTCATCCCGCTGCTACCTCCGGGGAATGATGAGGGAACAGATCTCAGCCCGGGTGGGACACTCCAAAAGATTGTGAGTTTTGATCtacgggaggagggggcgcaCACGCTGGTGGTGCAGGTTAGTTACTACGAGGCTACGTCGACGAgcgggaggacgaggatgttTAGGAAGTTGTATCAGTTTGTTTGCAAGGGGCTGTTGGTTGTGCGGACGAAGACTTCTGCgcttgggttggggaagcaGGGGAATAGGaggtgggttttggaggcgCAGGTTGAGAActcgggtggtgggggggagacgggggatggtgggggggaggtggtgtttatggaggagattggcttggagctggaaaaggggttgagggggagggatgtgaatttctgggggaggggcagggggagggagaaggttgtGCTaagggctggggagggggaggaggtggtctttgttgttgaggaggagggggagtgggatgggaaggaggaggaggaggggaggagggtttttggggttttgcagattgggtggaggggggaggggggtgggagggggagtctGGCtacggggaggttggggaccAGGGTTTtgaggccgagggagggtggtgctgttaGTAAGGTGtga